Sequence from the Torulaspora delbrueckii CBS 1146 chromosome 5, complete genome genome:
TGCTTGCTCCATTATGACAATGAATCGTCCTTGATATGAAGACTTTTGAATTTAATCTATGTTAAGAGTGGATGAGGAACTGAATAAGAAAAGTCAAGAACTAAGCTACCCCGAATCTTCAAACCAGAGAGCTTTGGAGATTATGTTTCACTAGGCACAGAAATTCAGACGCATTAGGAGCTCCCACACACCTGCTATCAAGGCGCTCTAATTTATAACCTTTATGGTGAATTTTCTCATCGctgattgaaattttcgATAACCTTATAGTAGTAAAAATTGTAAATTACAGGAAAGAATCACAAGTCAAATAAAAAGATATCTAGGCTTGTCTTATCCCAGGATGGTTGGCACTGCTGACGTTTCCTACTTATTGGTGAATCTCACACCGTTTCAAAAGGACTTGATTGAGATTTTGATATCATTAAACGCCAAggcatttgaagaagaatttaaTACTTCCAATGATCAAACCACGACTTCAcctgatgaggatgaaaaaatGTATCCACGTTTATCTGGAAAACAGATGATGTACATGTTTGATAATAATTTCCGAGCTGTTGCTAATCATCCTTGTCTGTTGGTGGATCATTATATGCCAAGACAGTTTCTTCGAAAGGAACCAAACgaaaatttgatcaataCGAGTGACAAGTTCAAGAGGCTTCAACAGTTGCTATTTGGGTTTATCGAGAGGGACCGGGCTCAATTCCCGCAACTTTTAAAGATATGTTTGATCTCACATAGTGTCCGCGAGTTAGACTTGCTCGAAGGACTGATATTAGGGCAAAGAGTGAGGATCAAAAGACTCTCGGGAACTTCATTGTACGATGAACGTCACGTTTATGATGAAAAGCCAACGATCACAAAATCGGGCGACAACGAATCGAGAGATGGAACACCATTTAATGAGTCGGGGGCTAATAGATACACAGGATattcaagagatgattATGATTActcattgaagagacaGAAAAGGAACAACAACACGACTAAAGACGATTGGATTTTCCTCACTACAACAGCTCATCTAATAAATGACCCTTCGTTACTGAATGACTATGAAATCGATTACATCATTAGCTTCGACCCTTTACTGGACCCATCTTTGCCAGCATTAGAGAGAATCAATATCAAGGCAAAGAAAAGTATTCCTATTATCAAGTTTTTGGTGGCTGACTCCCCTGATCATTACATCCTGGCACACACTCCGAAGGGAGAGTACGGtcagtttgaagatgtcaagaaatcaatCAACCATTTTCTGCGCACAAGACATTTGAAGCGTGATGGAAGTGATGAAGTGGACTATCACAAgattgtttcttctcttttaAGAGGTGAACAGGTAGCGGGTTTACTTCCTGACATCGAATTGTCGCCCATAGAGAACAGTCCCTCATCATATGAGCCTCTTATGACCCCGTTGAAATTCTCCGAGCATCACCTCACGGTCGATAAAGCTGTATATGATATGAAATCGTACCAGTCGGAGCTAACGAAACGGGTCGTAGAGAGACTCTTGGATGTT
This genomic interval carries:
- the HDA2 gene encoding Hda2p (similar to Saccharomyces cerevisiae HDA2 (YDR295C); ancestral locus Anc_5.311) codes for the protein MVGTADVSYLLVNLTPFQKDLIEILISLNAKAFEEEFNTSNDQTTTSPDEDEKMYPRLSGKQMMYMFDNNFRAVANHPCLLVDHYMPRQFLRKEPNENLINTSDKFKRLQQLLFGFIERDRAQFPQLLKICLISHSVRELDLLEGLILGQRVRIKRLSGTSLYDERHVYDEKPTITKSGDNESRDGTPFNESGANRYTGYSRDDYDYSLKRQKRNNNTTKDDWIFLTTTAHLINDPSLLNDYEIDYIISFDPLLDPSLPALERINIKAKKSIPIIKFLVADSPDHYILAHTPKGEYGQFEDVKKSINHFLRTRHLKRDGSDEVDYHKIVSSLLRGEQVAGLLPDIELSPIENSPSSYEPLMTPLKFSEHHLTVDKAVYDMKSYQSELTKRVVERLLDVQNESQHMIEFLAKDKLRETERQNKFDEMKADIAAKFKKFQEVEKTVNDSEKRLERCQTEADKLDQRLQTLNNDQDELKSLTSLENEVDVTTTIREYTERSNRLQSELEQLEKSNQEKSNQNEQLRSDYQHKSSLAAEQAQRLTTLKSSQEQLIKDATGPAPSIPTEMLRNQESRLKEELNILKKQAQFYNAYINKMTTRYDLKLQSNDDGNSLNSSSSSLNGRSSGHSSRFRSTRSNTPTYT